A portion of the Oxynema aestuarii AP17 genome contains these proteins:
- the argB gene encoding acetylglutamate kinase, with product MLTENESIEKNADAIRVKVLSEALPYIQKFAGRTIVVKYGGAAMKDSTLKDQVMRDLVFLSCVGVRPVLVHGGGPEINSWLGKLGIEPQFKNGLRVTDAATMDVVEMVLVGRVNKEIVSLIDRAGGSAIGLCGKDGNLITARPQGQEGIGFVGEVSTVNIDAIDTLVNAGYIPVVSSVAADESGQAYNINADTVAGELAAALGAEKLILMTDTPGILQDYHDPSTLLTKIDIQKARELIKDGTVAGGMIPKVTCCVRSLAQGVRAAHIIDGRIPHALLLEVFTDSGIGSMIVASEFMP from the coding sequence ATGCTCACTGAAAACGAATCCATCGAGAAGAATGCAGACGCGATCCGCGTCAAAGTCCTCAGCGAGGCGCTGCCGTACATCCAAAAATTTGCCGGACGCACGATCGTCGTCAAATACGGTGGGGCGGCGATGAAAGATAGTACCTTAAAAGACCAGGTGATGCGAGATTTGGTCTTTTTGTCTTGCGTGGGGGTTCGTCCGGTACTCGTCCACGGGGGCGGTCCGGAAATTAATAGCTGGTTGGGCAAACTGGGAATCGAACCCCAGTTTAAAAATGGCTTGCGGGTGACCGATGCGGCGACGATGGACGTGGTGGAAATGGTCTTAGTCGGTCGGGTCAATAAAGAAATTGTGTCCCTGATCGATCGGGCGGGGGGTTCGGCGATCGGTTTGTGCGGTAAAGACGGTAATTTAATCACGGCGCGACCCCAGGGGCAGGAGGGGATTGGCTTTGTCGGCGAAGTCAGTACGGTCAATATCGACGCGATCGATACCTTGGTGAATGCGGGTTATATTCCCGTGGTGTCGAGTGTGGCGGCGGACGAATCGGGACAAGCTTACAATATCAACGCCGATACGGTGGCGGGAGAATTGGCGGCAGCCCTGGGGGCTGAAAAGTTGATTTTGATGACGGATACGCCGGGGATTTTGCAGGATTACCACGATCCGTCCACTTTGTTGACGAAAATAGATATACAAAAGGCGCGAGAATTGATTAAGGATGGCACGGTAGCGGGGGGGATGATTCCGAAAGTAACCTGTTGCGTGCGATCGCTGGCTCAGGGAGTGCGTGCCGCTCATATTATTGACGGTCGGATTCCTCACGCCTTGTTATTGGAGGTGTTCACCGATTCCGGAATCGGTTCGATGATCGTCGCTTCGGAGTTTATGCCTTAG
- a CDS encoding tetratricopeptide repeat protein codes for MSSQTPERFRDEYQAGRYAFERGRYREAIAHLEAAREEVARQSRLGGEVQMWLVSAYQAAGLRQEAIALCRELSRHASFETRKQGRRLLYILEAPELTTRPDWLVKIPDLSDMEQGESKVSQLSAEAVAKRRPPKKQKREEVPIDWSEVNTEDNRFIWIAIAAIVLLLGIWAGWS; via the coding sequence GTGAGTTCTCAAACCCCAGAGCGGTTTCGCGACGAATATCAAGCAGGTCGATATGCCTTCGAACGGGGTCGCTACCGCGAGGCGATCGCCCATTTAGAAGCGGCTAGAGAAGAAGTAGCCCGCCAATCGCGCCTCGGGGGTGAGGTGCAAATGTGGTTGGTCAGCGCCTATCAAGCGGCGGGATTGCGTCAGGAGGCGATCGCCCTGTGTCGCGAACTGTCGCGTCATGCGTCGTTCGAGACCCGCAAACAAGGGCGGCGCTTGCTTTACATCCTCGAAGCCCCCGAACTGACGACGCGACCGGATTGGCTGGTCAAAATTCCCGACCTCAGCGATATGGAACAGGGGGAATCGAAAGTCAGCCAACTGAGTGCGGAAGCGGTCGCGAAGCGGCGCCCGCCGAAGAAGCAGAAACGAGAGGAAGTCCCGATCGATTGGTCTGAAGTGAATACCGAGGACAATCGGTTTATTTGGATTGCGATCGCGGCGATCGTCCTCCTACTGGGCATTTGGGCGGGATGGAGTTAG
- a CDS encoding PAS domain S-box protein, which yields MLALSNLPVFGFFLSHGQNSLWKPGLVWLHSLSDLAIAIAYYSISLVVIYALQKRRDWPFRWLFFLFVAVFLGSGTTHLMAAWTWWHPEGWLSGWVKAFTASIALGTAIVALPCLPKTLKLPDRETLDRALAREIAERERAEAHYQIMADAMPFGVWMCDREGKVTYVSASFLHLLDMTLEECRASGWIGRLTPPDVAPTLAAWRHCLATGQVWDCEYKIIGKNGREHTIWTRGRPLRDENGAIASWVGINLDISDRKQMERERNQLLDRLATKQRLLEAVLQQMPAGVVVAEAPSGRILLTNDRVREWFDTEQTPVTPVAADLKVHPVEPGDRDPDAVEPIALARTISTGEIVVEEPVEIRRRDGICRTLLTHSTPVRNCDGEIVAGVCTLHDVTERQRIQAERATLLLKEQQLRQLAEQTNERLAGLHYVTAGLSEALTASDVADAIVNTALATLGATMGIVSILDEDAEEFHNIRMVGYPPQVVEQWQRFSATAAVPIADATRTKTTIVLENAAQRDERYPNLAAVQALVNHRSLIVSPMILNDRAIGALAFGFAEERSLSRDDLSFVMALSQQCALALERSRLFEAQRRARREVEQTLEALRDSEARFRGAIESNAIGIAIAKFDGELTYANDAFLEIVGAKRNDLDAGGLHWSPIVAPDLRELDADSRARRLRRGTPTFEQEYVRPDGDRRQILVSSTLLAGYEETVLSFVLDQTERKRVEAQRDRLLKLERAARSEAEALNRVKDEFLAILSHELRTPLNPILGWVKLLRNRKFEGATMDKALETIERNAQLQSRLIEDLLDISSILQGKLNLKVKSVPLDRLLGAAIESVRVAAQAKAIAIDADLDGDIPPVMGDANRLQQIFWNLLSNAVKFTPSGGRITIRLETTKDPTRDGEGAAKPSEIPLPEPEYAQIEIADTGEGIDPEFLPFIFDRFRQADSSTTRKFGGLGLGLAIVRYLVEMHGGTVKAYSEGVGRGTCFTVRLPLGGSFEGSPSDRERSPSSVPDPLDGVRVVWLDRFADCFDGICTILERYGMRVDRVASVSEAIEIRNDDRPDVFVGDLAGLDPTECELLHEARHRQGGSGSPIRAIALTDGISATERLLAEGFDGQLLKPVEPETLIRAIADLLSAPGDR from the coding sequence ATGTTGGCCCTCTCGAACCTTCCGGTTTTCGGTTTTTTCCTATCCCACGGACAAAATTCTCTGTGGAAGCCGGGGTTAGTATGGCTGCATTCGCTCTCCGATCTCGCCATCGCGATCGCCTATTATTCGATCTCCCTCGTCGTGATTTACGCGCTCCAAAAACGTCGGGACTGGCCGTTTCGTTGGTTATTTTTCTTATTCGTCGCCGTCTTCCTCGGTTCGGGGACGACCCACTTAATGGCGGCGTGGACCTGGTGGCACCCGGAGGGGTGGCTTTCGGGTTGGGTCAAAGCATTCACCGCTTCGATCGCCCTCGGAACGGCGATCGTCGCGCTCCCCTGCCTCCCCAAAACCCTGAAGTTACCCGATCGAGAAACACTCGATCGCGCCTTAGCCCGGGAAATTGCCGAACGCGAACGCGCCGAAGCCCACTATCAAATTATGGCCGACGCCATGCCGTTCGGGGTCTGGATGTGCGATCGTGAGGGCAAGGTCACCTACGTCAGCGCCTCGTTCCTCCATCTGCTCGACATGACCTTAGAAGAATGTCGCGCTTCCGGCTGGATCGGACGCTTGACCCCTCCCGACGTCGCCCCGACCTTGGCAGCGTGGCGTCACTGTTTGGCGACGGGACAGGTGTGGGACTGCGAATATAAAATTATCGGGAAAAACGGTCGAGAACATACGATCTGGACCCGAGGGCGTCCCTTGCGCGACGAGAACGGCGCGATCGCCTCCTGGGTCGGGATCAATCTCGATATCAGCGATCGCAAGCAGATGGAACGGGAACGCAACCAACTGCTCGATCGCCTCGCCACCAAACAACGGCTGTTAGAAGCCGTCTTACAACAAATGCCTGCGGGGGTCGTGGTCGCCGAGGCGCCCAGTGGCCGCATTTTACTGACCAACGACCGCGTCCGGGAGTGGTTCGATACCGAACAAACCCCCGTCACTCCCGTGGCGGCGGATCTGAAAGTCCATCCCGTCGAACCCGGCGATCGCGATCCGGACGCCGTCGAGCCGATCGCCCTGGCGCGCACGATCTCCACCGGAGAAATCGTCGTCGAAGAACCCGTCGAAATCCGCCGTCGGGATGGCATCTGCCGCACTTTACTCACCCATTCCACTCCCGTTCGCAACTGCGACGGGGAAATCGTCGCGGGGGTGTGTACCTTGCACGACGTCACCGAACGCCAGCGCATTCAAGCGGAACGGGCCACTTTGCTCCTCAAAGAACAGCAGTTGCGCCAACTCGCGGAACAAACGAACGAACGTCTGGCGGGATTGCACTACGTCACGGCGGGACTGTCGGAAGCCCTCACGGCGTCGGACGTGGCGGACGCGATCGTCAATACGGCCCTGGCGACCCTCGGCGCCACGATGGGGATTGTCTCGATCCTCGACGAGGATGCCGAGGAATTTCACAACATTCGCATGGTCGGCTATCCCCCCCAAGTGGTGGAACAGTGGCAGCGATTTAGCGCCACGGCGGCGGTTCCCATTGCCGACGCCACCCGCACGAAGACGACGATCGTCTTGGAAAATGCGGCGCAACGAGACGAACGCTATCCCAACCTGGCGGCGGTGCAAGCTTTGGTGAACCATCGTTCTTTGATTGTCAGCCCGATGATTTTAAACGATCGCGCCATCGGCGCCTTGGCGTTTGGGTTTGCCGAAGAACGCTCCTTGAGTCGCGACGACCTCTCCTTCGTGATGGCGTTGAGCCAACAATGTGCGTTGGCGTTGGAACGATCGCGGCTGTTCGAGGCCCAACGGCGGGCGCGTCGGGAGGTGGAACAAACGTTAGAAGCCTTGCGAGACAGCGAGGCTCGCTTTCGAGGGGCGATCGAGTCGAATGCGATCGGTATTGCCATCGCTAAGTTCGATGGCGAGTTGACTTACGCCAACGATGCCTTTTTAGAAATTGTCGGCGCCAAGCGCAACGATCTCGACGCGGGAGGCTTACATTGGTCGCCGATTGTCGCCCCGGACTTGCGCGAGCTCGACGCGGATTCGCGCGCGCGGCGGTTACGTCGGGGAACGCCGACCTTCGAGCAGGAATACGTACGCCCGGACGGCGATCGGCGTCAGATCTTGGTCAGCAGTACCTTGTTAGCTGGATATGAAGAGACGGTTTTATCCTTCGTCCTCGACCAAACCGAACGCAAGCGCGTCGAAGCGCAGCGCGATCGCCTCTTGAAGTTGGAACGGGCGGCCCGGTCGGAAGCGGAGGCGCTCAACCGCGTCAAAGACGAGTTTTTGGCGATCTTGTCCCACGAATTGCGAACGCCGCTCAACCCGATTTTAGGTTGGGTGAAGTTATTGCGAAATCGCAAGTTTGAAGGGGCGACGATGGATAAAGCTTTAGAGACGATCGAGCGCAACGCCCAGTTACAATCCCGTTTAATCGAGGATTTACTCGATATTTCTAGTATTTTGCAGGGCAAGTTAAATTTAAAAGTCAAATCCGTCCCCCTCGATCGCCTTCTAGGGGCGGCGATCGAGTCGGTGCGTGTGGCGGCGCAAGCGAAGGCGATCGCCATCGACGCCGATCTCGACGGCGACATTCCCCCGGTGATGGGAGACGCCAACCGCTTGCAGCAAATTTTCTGGAATTTACTCTCGAATGCGGTCAAGTTTACCCCCTCGGGCGGACGAATTACTATCCGCCTGGAAACGACAAAGGATCCGACCCGGGACGGCGAAGGCGCCGCCAAGCCCAGCGAAATCCCCCTTCCCGAACCCGAATATGCTCAAATCGAGATCGCCGATACCGGAGAAGGGATCGATCCGGAGTTTTTACCGTTTATTTTCGACCGCTTCCGTCAGGCGGACAGTAGCACGACGCGCAAGTTCGGCGGGTTGGGTCTCGGTTTGGCGATCGTCCGCTATCTGGTGGAAATGCACGGCGGAACCGTGAAGGCTTACAGCGAGGGGGTGGGTCGCGGTACCTGTTTTACGGTACGGTTGCCCTTGGGCGGCAGTTTCGAGGGGTCGCCGTCGGATCGGGAGCGATCGCCCTCGTCGGTTCCGGATCCTTTGGACGGGGTGCGGGTGGTATGGCTCGATCGCTTTGCGGACTGTTTTGATGGTATCTGTACGATCTTGGAACGATACGGGATGCGCGTCGATCGCGTGGCGTCGGTCTCGGAGGCGATCGAGATCCGGAACGACGATCGCCCGGATGTCTTCGTCGGCGACCTGGCGGGGCTCGATCCGACGGAGTGCGAGTTACTCCACGAGGCGAGACATCGTCAGGGGGGATCGGGGTCGCCGATTCGGGCGATCGCCCTCACGGACGGCATTTCGGCCACGGAACGCCTGCTGGCGGAGGGCTTCGATGGCCAGTTGCTCAAACCCGTGGAACCGGAAACTTTAATTCGGGCGATCGCCGATCTGTTGTCGGCCCCGGGCGATCGCTAA
- a CDS encoding NAD(P)H-quinone oxidoreductase subunit M, which yields MLLKSTTRHIHIFAAEVLEGELVASNDVLTLDIDPDNELNWSDEAVQKVYRQFDELVASYRGEPLTEYNLRRIGSDLEHFVRSLLQKGELSYNLNSRVMNYSLGLPQVVSQEQ from the coding sequence ATGTTACTCAAGTCCACAACTCGTCACATCCACATTTTTGCTGCCGAAGTCCTAGAAGGAGAACTCGTCGCCAGCAATGATGTTTTGACCCTCGACATCGATCCGGATAACGAACTCAACTGGAGCGACGAAGCCGTACAAAAGGTCTACCGTCAATTTGACGAATTGGTCGCTTCTTATCGAGGCGAACCGTTGACCGAGTACAACTTGCGTCGGATCGGCTCGGATTTGGAACATTTCGTGCGATCGCTCCTGCAAAAGGGCGAATTGAGTTACAACCTCAACAGTCGGGTGATGAATTACAGTTTGGGTCTGCCCCAAGTCGTTTCCCAAGAGCAATAG
- a CDS encoding PP2C family serine/threonine-protein phosphatase, protein MQNPAAKIYCPNYTCQTANPHTAKFCKQCRTPLPKRYLWGVGKGVDNYQPGDILAERYQVMTRRVFLDTKPGQVPQVWVDLPESTVPYLKLFPYRLHVPQIYGVLSEDGNPTVQPIWLLEQGAIAVVPQGEATASSNGNPSVRVELLPSLRESWRQASPLRQLNWLWQIAQLWYPFAKEKVLSTLVQPELLRVDGSILKILELKFDRGQTVELDRLGRLGRQLLPHADPLVAPFLEKLFGMLERSQIRTPTQLLELLDLAIATTSRLYRRTYQLATGTDRGPTRRRNEDACYPASETEIAIPPDGSVLAIVCDGIGGHEGGNVASQLAIEAVRDNLQPLLERPVPLNPQTLSNTLEGAVRAANQLISERNDGQQRQGRQRMGTTLVMAFARDLEIYLTHVGDSRAYWITRSGCRQVTLDDDVASREVRLGYALYRDALQQGASGSLIQALGMGASAILHPTVQRTILDEDSVFLLCSDGLSDNDRVEQYWETEILPILTGELNVRRAVTKLIDIGNYHNGHDNVTVAVLLCRVEPDPDVRLSPNLLLEHLESIPSTNTWERDPAEASSREADTQIPKNKGGDTQIVPPPQTKPNSLLSWPVALATIALLGVGIVAVLMATERWQNPIAKYRPSPVVDSGEIARNALDLQAFYRLELTTNANDNGNNLRLLLAEPVDSASATEAIVGMIPVGSIVQIQQKQKLQGESDIWVKLQVCAIPNAPDPGNDPATTGRSPDLQLEHESSPTTPSDSAIAHSPANHLTTPSPVKAGQVGWIRETRLLGSVREQRDPRADDLENCTPPPAGGANSPPADSPPATPSTP, encoded by the coding sequence ATGCAAAACCCGGCGGCAAAGATCTACTGTCCCAATTACACCTGTCAAACGGCCAACCCCCATACCGCTAAATTTTGCAAGCAATGCCGCACTCCTTTACCGAAGCGTTACCTCTGGGGAGTGGGAAAGGGTGTTGACAACTATCAGCCGGGGGACATCCTCGCGGAGCGCTATCAGGTGATGACTCGGCGCGTTTTTCTAGATACGAAACCGGGTCAAGTCCCGCAAGTATGGGTGGATCTGCCCGAATCGACCGTTCCCTATTTGAAGTTGTTTCCCTACCGCCTCCACGTCCCTCAAATTTACGGCGTGCTTTCGGAAGATGGCAATCCGACGGTGCAGCCGATTTGGTTGCTCGAACAAGGGGCGATCGCCGTCGTCCCTCAAGGGGAAGCCACGGCGTCGAGTAACGGCAATCCTTCGGTGCGCGTCGAGTTGCTGCCGAGTTTGCGAGAAAGCTGGAGACAGGCGTCTCCCCTGCGCCAGCTCAATTGGTTGTGGCAGATCGCCCAATTGTGGTACCCGTTTGCGAAGGAAAAAGTGCTTTCGACCCTGGTACAACCGGAGTTATTGCGGGTGGACGGGTCGATTTTAAAGATTTTAGAACTGAAGTTCGATCGCGGACAAACCGTCGAACTCGATCGCCTCGGTCGCTTGGGGAGGCAGTTGCTCCCTCACGCCGATCCCCTGGTGGCACCTTTTTTAGAAAAACTGTTCGGGATGCTGGAACGATCGCAAATCCGCACCCCGACCCAACTCCTCGAACTGCTCGATCTCGCGATCGCCACGACGTCCCGCCTGTATCGGCGCACCTACCAGCTCGCTACCGGAACCGATCGCGGTCCGACCCGCCGTCGCAACGAAGATGCTTGCTATCCCGCCAGCGAGACCGAGATCGCCATTCCCCCGGACGGGTCGGTGCTGGCGATCGTTTGCGATGGGATTGGCGGACACGAAGGGGGGAACGTCGCCTCTCAATTGGCGATCGAAGCGGTACGAGACAACCTCCAACCCCTCCTGGAGCGTCCGGTTCCCTTAAACCCCCAAACCCTGAGCAATACCCTGGAAGGGGCCGTCCGCGCCGCGAACCAACTGATTTCCGAGCGCAATGACGGTCAACAGCGACAGGGACGCCAACGCATGGGAACGACCCTGGTGATGGCATTCGCCCGCGATCTCGAAATCTACCTCACTCACGTCGGCGACAGTCGCGCCTATTGGATCACCCGCTCCGGATGTCGGCAAGTCACTTTAGACGATGACGTGGCCTCCCGAGAAGTGCGTCTCGGTTACGCTCTCTACCGCGATGCCTTGCAACAAGGGGCTTCCGGCTCTTTAATTCAAGCCCTCGGTATGGGGGCATCGGCGATCTTGCATCCGACGGTGCAACGGACGATCCTGGATGAAGATAGCGTATTTCTCCTCTGTTCTGACGGCTTGAGCGATAACGATCGCGTCGAACAATATTGGGAAACGGAGATTTTGCCCATTTTAACGGGGGAATTGAACGTGCGCCGCGCGGTAACTAAGTTGATCGATATCGGCAACTACCATAACGGACACGATAACGTCACTGTCGCCGTGCTGTTGTGCCGGGTCGAACCGGATCCCGACGTTCGCCTCAGTCCGAATCTCCTCCTCGAACACCTCGAATCGATCCCGTCCACAAACACCTGGGAACGCGACCCCGCCGAGGCGAGTTCTCGCGAAGCCGATACCCAAATTCCGAAGAACAAGGGGGGCGATACCCAGATCGTCCCCCCACCCCAGACCAAGCCGAACTCGCTGCTCTCCTGGCCCGTGGCGTTGGCGACGATCGCCCTGTTGGGGGTCGGGATCGTCGCCGTTTTAATGGCGACGGAACGCTGGCAAAATCCGATCGCCAAGTACCGTCCCTCTCCCGTCGTCGATTCCGGCGAGATCGCCCGCAATGCTCTCGATCTCCAAGCCTTCTACCGCTTGGAACTGACGACGAATGCGAACGACAATGGCAATAACTTGCGCCTTTTGCTCGCCGAACCCGTCGATTCTGCCAGCGCCACCGAGGCGATCGTCGGCATGATTCCCGTGGGCAGTATCGTGCAGATTCAGCAAAAACAAAAGCTTCAAGGGGAGTCCGACATCTGGGTCAAACTGCAAGTTTGTGCGATCCCCAACGCGCCGGACCCGGGGAACGACCCCGCCACCACCGGGCGATCGCCCGATCTCCAACTCGAACACGAATCGTCGCCAACCACGCCCTCGGATTCCGCGATCGCCCATTCCCCAGCCAACCATCTGACGACTCCCTCCCCGGTCAAAGCCGGACAAGTCGGCTGGATTCGAGAAACTCGTCTGCTCGGATCCGTGCGCGAACAGCGCGATCCCCGCGCCGACGATCTCGAAAACTGTACCCCACCCCCCGCCGGAGGCGCCAATTCTCCCCCCGCCGATTCCCCCCCGGCGACACCCTCGACGCCGTAA